The following proteins come from a genomic window of Elusimicrobiota bacterium:
- a CDS encoding aminotransferase class V-fold PLP-dependent enzyme → MKELYFDNAATSWPKPPAVVGSLAAYQRSVGASAGRGAYPRAVASGEILQDCRAALAGLFNAPDPRRVIFTLNCSDALNLAIFGLPWKRGDRALVTPFEHNSVLRPLHALKEKLGIAIDVMAVDGDGRAIPDRLGKCLRPRTRLVAAVHASNVTGGLQPLAALGAFARRKGLPFLVDAAQSAGAVPIDVRAMKIDLLAFPGHKALLGPLGTGALIVTPGLDLTPLRHGGTGSLSEKEFQPPFYPDRLETGSHNAPGLLGLLEGVRFLRGRGGPAAVQRRERGLMEAFLAGAARVPGLRLFGPSAAAERVAVASFRFGGEAPARTADRLWAKGRLMVRAGLHCAPWAHRWLGTLPDGTFRFSFGPFLTGADIDRALRVLRDL, encoded by the coding sequence TTGAAAGAACTGTATTTCGACAACGCCGCCACCTCCTGGCCCAAGCCCCCCGCCGTGGTCGGGAGTTTGGCGGCCTACCAACGGTCCGTGGGGGCCAGCGCGGGGCGGGGCGCCTACCCCCGGGCCGTGGCTTCGGGAGAAATTCTTCAAGACTGTCGCGCCGCGTTGGCGGGCCTCTTCAACGCCCCCGATCCCCGACGGGTGATCTTCACCCTCAATTGTTCGGACGCCCTCAATCTGGCGATTTTCGGCTTGCCTTGGAAGCGGGGGGACCGCGCCCTGGTCACCCCCTTCGAGCACAATTCCGTCCTTCGACCCCTGCACGCCCTTAAAGAGAAGCTCGGCATCGCCATCGATGTGATGGCCGTGGATGGGGACGGGCGCGCGATCCCGGACCGGCTTGGAAAATGCCTCCGCCCGCGAACGCGCCTTGTGGCCGCGGTCCACGCCTCCAACGTGACGGGGGGGCTTCAACCCCTGGCCGCCCTCGGCGCCTTCGCCCGGCGGAAGGGCCTCCCGTTCCTCGTGGACGCCGCGCAGTCCGCCGGGGCGGTGCCGATCGACGTGCGGGCCATGAAAATCGACCTCCTGGCCTTTCCCGGGCACAAAGCCCTTTTGGGGCCCCTCGGCACCGGCGCGTTGATCGTGACCCCGGGTCTTGATTTGACGCCTCTTCGCCACGGCGGCACGGGCAGCCTCTCGGAAAAAGAATTTCAACCCCCGTTTTACCCCGACCGCTTGGAAACGGGCAGCCACAACGCCCCCGGACTGTTGGGGCTGCTGGAGGGCGTGCGGTTCCTCCGGGGACGGGGCGGCCCCGCCGCGGTGCAACGCCGCGAGCGCGGTCTCATGGAGGCGTTTTTGGCCGGGGCGGCGCGCGTGCCCGGGCTGCGCCTGTTCGGTCCATCGGCCGCCGCCGAACGTGTGGCGGTGGCGTCGTTCCGGTTCGGCGGCGAAGCGCCGGCCCGGACCGCCGACCGCCTGTGGGCCAAGGGGCGGTTGATGGTGCGCGCGGGTTTGCATTGCGCCCCCTGGGCGCACCGCTGGCTCGGGACGTTGCCGGACGGCACTTTCCGTTTTTCCTTCGGCCCTTTTTTGACGGGCGCCGACATCGACCGGGCCCTGCGGGTTCTGCGGGACCTCTGA
- a CDS encoding metal-dependent transcriptional regulator — MTESIKYPLPTAEREDLEESLGLVWHKRESGVTAAAAVREALTAAGNPSAWDRLVKEKFVTEEGGRAHLTAQGEATAAAVIRRHRLAERLLTDVLHLDRSVIDPNACVFEHILSAEVSESICTLLGHPAECPHGLAIPAGDCCRRHADQLSPIVEPLARMKAGESGRVAYLRLKDHPELHRLMALGLVPGADLKLHQTYPAFVLDLGETQLALEEAVAERIFVRRT, encoded by the coding sequence ATGACCGAATCCATCAAATACCCGCTCCCCACGGCCGAACGCGAAGACCTCGAGGAATCCCTCGGGCTGGTTTGGCACAAACGCGAATCCGGTGTGACGGCGGCCGCCGCCGTGCGGGAAGCCTTAACCGCGGCCGGTAACCCCTCCGCCTGGGACCGGCTGGTCAAGGAAAAGTTCGTGACCGAAGAGGGGGGACGCGCGCATCTGACGGCCCAGGGGGAAGCCACGGCGGCGGCCGTCATCCGCCGACACCGCTTGGCGGAACGGCTGCTGACGGATGTTCTCCATTTGGACCGATCGGTGATCGACCCGAACGCCTGCGTTTTTGAACACATCCTCTCGGCCGAAGTGAGCGAATCCATTTGCACCTTGTTGGGGCACCCCGCCGAATGCCCGCACGGGTTGGCGATCCCCGCGGGGGACTGCTGCCGGCGCCACGCCGATCAATTGTCACCGATCGTGGAGCCCTTAGCGCGCATGAAAGCGGGCGAATCGGGCCGCGTGGCGTATTTGCGGCTTAAAGACCATCCGGAGCTTCACCGTTTGATGGCGTTGGGATTGGTCCCCGGGGCGGACCTCAAGTTGCACCAAACTTACCCCGCCTTCGTGTTGGACCTGGGGGAGACGCAGTTGGCCCTGGAGGAGGCCGTGGCCGAGCGGATTTTCGTCCGCCGCACGTGA
- a CDS encoding 3'-5' exonuclease translates to MSFLSLSRPIVFFDLETTGLLLELDRIIEIGMIKIHPDGRAEELCQRFDPGLKIPAESRAIHGITDEMLRGQPKFGQWAQRLFDFIGDSDLGGFALNRLDIPMLTKEFGRAGLHFSMEGRRIADASIIFRERERRDLRTAYRFYCGKELINAHSAAADTRATMEVLEAQLKRYADLPKDMDGLHAFCTAPEPSHVDRDGKLVWRDGEAYFNFGKHRYQALAQVLKEDPDYLDWIIQKADFTGEFVEICRQARRGFLPIKPGPAS, encoded by the coding sequence ATGTCGTTTCTATCTCTCTCGCGGCCCATCGTTTTCTTCGATCTGGAAACCACCGGACTCCTTTTGGAGTTGGATCGGATCATTGAGATTGGGATGATCAAAATCCATCCCGACGGACGCGCCGAGGAACTCTGCCAGCGGTTCGACCCCGGCCTCAAAATCCCGGCGGAATCCCGCGCCATCCACGGCATCACCGATGAGATGCTGCGCGGCCAGCCGAAGTTCGGCCAATGGGCCCAGCGCCTCTTCGATTTCATCGGCGATTCGGATTTGGGCGGGTTCGCCCTCAACCGGTTGGACATCCCCATGTTGACCAAGGAGTTTGGCCGGGCCGGGTTGCATTTCTCCATGGAGGGGCGACGCATCGCCGACGCCAGCATCATTTTCCGGGAACGGGAGCGGCGCGACCTGCGGACGGCCTACCGGTTTTATTGCGGGAAGGAGTTGATCAACGCCCATTCCGCCGCGGCCGACACCCGGGCGACCATGGAAGTCCTCGAGGCGCAACTGAAGCGCTACGCCGATTTGCCCAAGGACATGGACGGCCTCCACGCTTTTTGCACCGCGCCGGAGCCCTCCCACGTCGATCGTGACGGGAAACTGGTTTGGCGGGACGGGGAGGCCTACTTTAATTTCGGCAAACACCGCTACCAAGCCCTCGCCCAGGTCCTTAAAGAAGACCCGGATTATCTCGACTGGATCATTCAAAAGGCGGACTTCACCGGGGAGTTCGTTGAAATCTGCCGCCAGGCGCGACGCGGATTTCTTCCCATCAAGCCCGGGCCCGCGTCGTGA
- a CDS encoding flavin reductase family protein: MPVPLEKSLRLINHGPLVVVTTARAGRVNAAPVQWNVPVNDAPPTVALALDADNFTRALIEETGVFVLNVPDERLLPAVRAWGARSGRTGEKMRGAGAAWEPGVAVPVPHLTEALGYLECRRVKTVELPGVSLVLGEVVGAGADPSFFVDSRWADSVRTLHHLGGGTFALAGERRSFPA, translated from the coding sequence ATGCCGGTGCCGCTGGAAAAGAGTTTGAGGTTGATCAACCACGGACCTCTGGTGGTTGTCACGACGGCCCGGGCCGGGCGTGTCAACGCGGCGCCCGTTCAGTGGAACGTTCCCGTGAACGACGCCCCGCCGACCGTCGCGCTCGCCTTGGACGCTGACAATTTTACCCGGGCGTTGATCGAGGAAACGGGCGTCTTTGTCCTGAACGTCCCCGACGAACGCTTGCTGCCCGCCGTGCGGGCCTGGGGGGCGCGCTCCGGCCGGACCGGGGAGAAAATGAGAGGCGCGGGAGCCGCTTGGGAGCCCGGCGTGGCGGTCCCCGTCCCTCATTTGACGGAGGCCCTGGGGTATTTGGAGTGCCGCCGGGTGAAGACCGTGGAATTGCCGGGCGTGTCCTTGGTTCTGGGCGAGGTCGTCGGCGCCGGGGCCGACCCATCTTTTTTTGTCGACAGTCGTTGGGCGGATTCGGTGCGAACGCTCCACCATTTGGGCGGGGGAACCTTCGCTTTGGCGGGGGAGAGACGGTCTTTTCCGGCCTGA
- a CDS encoding DUF59 domain-containing protein encodes MTAPVAPTPDSVRAVLKTIMDPEIHLSILDLGLIYDVTVKPDGKKGQRVNIRMTLTTPACPYGPALLSKVHADVGAMPGVSDVNVDLAWIPPWDPRTMASDEAKLKMGLFELDDEDDDAPVGKSPSNEKKPA; translated from the coding sequence ATGACAGCCCCCGTCGCCCCCACCCCCGACAGCGTTCGCGCGGTTTTAAAAACCATAATGGACCCGGAAATCCATCTCAGCATCTTGGATTTGGGATTGATTTACGACGTGACCGTGAAACCGGACGGAAAGAAAGGCCAGCGCGTCAACATACGAATGACGTTGACGACACCGGCCTGCCCCTACGGTCCCGCCCTGCTCAGCAAGGTCCACGCGGACGTGGGCGCCATGCCCGGGGTTTCCGACGTGAACGTCGATTTGGCTTGGATCCCGCCCTGGGACCCGCGCACCATGGCGTCCGATGAGGCAAAGTTGAAAATGGGCCTGTTTGAATTGGACGACGAAGACGACGACGCGCCGGTGGGGAAGAGCCCTTCCAACGAAAAAAAACCGGCGTGA
- a CDS encoding TerC family protein produces the protein MWVLFNVIVAVMLYIDLAVGQKKSHAVGMREAALWSLVWVAVSLLFGVGIYFFLSPEKAMQFLTGYLIEKSLSVDNMFVFIMIFSYFSVAPEHQPRVLKWGILGALVMRFILIFIGAALIQRFHWVLYVFGGFLLYTAYQMAFGGEKEFKPEENPLFRRVKKWLPMTGLRGDRFFARVNGALHATPLFLAVLVVEFSDLVFALDSIPAIFSITQDTFLVYTSNVFAILGLRALYFLVSGLVQLFAYLKFGVALILAFVGVKMLASHYVHISTGLSLGVVVGVLILSITASVYWPPRKAAPVI, from the coding sequence ATGTGGGTGCTGTTCAACGTCATCGTCGCGGTGATGCTTTACATCGACCTGGCCGTGGGGCAAAAAAAATCCCACGCGGTGGGAATGAGGGAGGCGGCCCTCTGGAGCCTGGTGTGGGTGGCGGTGTCCTTGTTGTTTGGGGTCGGGATCTATTTTTTTCTCAGCCCCGAGAAGGCCATGCAGTTCCTCACCGGCTATTTGATCGAGAAATCCCTCTCGGTCGACAACATGTTCGTGTTCATTATGATCTTTTCCTATTTTTCCGTCGCTCCGGAGCACCAGCCCCGGGTGCTGAAATGGGGCATTTTGGGCGCTCTCGTCATGCGGTTCATCCTTATCTTTATCGGGGCCGCCCTCATTCAGCGGTTCCACTGGGTCCTTTACGTGTTCGGCGGGTTCCTGTTGTACACGGCTTACCAGATGGCGTTCGGGGGGGAAAAAGAGTTTAAACCCGAGGAAAATCCCCTGTTTCGGCGGGTCAAGAAGTGGTTGCCCATGACGGGTTTGCGGGGGGACCGTTTCTTTGCCAGGGTTAATGGCGCGCTCCACGCCACGCCTCTTTTCCTGGCCGTGTTGGTGGTGGAGTTCAGCGATTTGGTGTTCGCGTTGGATTCGATCCCCGCCATTTTTTCCATTACCCAGGACACCTTCTTGGTTTACACGTCCAACGTGTTCGCCATATTGGGTTTGCGGGCGCTCTACTTTTTGGTGAGCGGCCTGGTCCAGCTGTTCGCCTACTTAAAATTCGGCGTGGCCTTGATCCTGGCGTTCGTGGGCGTGAAGATGCTCGCGTCGCATTACGTTCACATCTCGACCGGGCTCTCCCTCGGCGTGGTGGTGGGGGTGTTGATCCTGTCCATCACCGCCTCGGTGTACTGGCCCCCGCGAAAAGCCGCGCCGGTCATTTGA
- the feoB gene encoding ferrous iron transport protein B → MKTLALVGNPNVGKSVLFNRLTGRYAAVSNYPGTTVDVSTGGSWLGGEKWRVVDTPGVNGLLPSSEDERVTRDFLWRERPDVVVNVLDAKNLRRGLVLTLELAEQGIPLVVVLNLMDEAMDRGIAVDADVLSRRLGVPVISTVATTGDGVPALKKVIPLAGRSVAVPVLSSEIQRSLQALEDSFQDTRGRPVAIALLAGDDTALTAGVALAVGLSDQSVYATAERERARYTARTPRQILFEGREARARELVAEAVSQGGRLRPGLSQTLGRWALRPWPGYLIGAAVLYAVYLFVGVFGAGTAVDFLENTFFGKWVVPSVTRMADRWIPWAAARDFLVGPYGVVSMALSYAFALILPIVATFFIAFGLLEDSGYLPRLSVLLDRVFRLMGLNGRAVLPMILGLGCDTMATMTTRILDTRKERIIVTLLLALTVPCSAQLAVILGMAAGLSPKVLVLWLAVIVGTTLLAGWGASRVLPGARSTFLMEIPPIRRPLLRNIAMKMRLRLWWYLKEVVPLFIYGTAALFFLDRWGALKALEKTFSPVVQGFLGLPAQATEAFLIGFLRRDYGAAGLYRLQQDGALDLRQVTVSLVLITLFMPCVAQWLMMFKERGWKGALAITGAVLGIALLIAGGLNQVLILFPGLVL, encoded by the coding sequence ATGAAAACCCTCGCCCTGGTCGGGAACCCCAACGTCGGCAAATCGGTTCTGTTTAACCGGTTGACGGGGCGTTACGCCGCCGTCTCCAATTACCCCGGGACCACCGTGGACGTGTCCACAGGCGGGTCTTGGCTGGGCGGGGAAAAATGGCGGGTGGTGGACACGCCGGGGGTGAACGGCCTTCTGCCTTCATCGGAAGACGAGCGGGTGACCCGCGACTTTCTGTGGCGGGAGCGGCCGGACGTGGTGGTCAACGTGTTGGACGCCAAGAACCTCCGCCGCGGCCTGGTGCTGACCTTGGAATTGGCCGAGCAGGGAATCCCCCTGGTCGTGGTGTTAAACCTGATGGATGAGGCCATGGACCGGGGCATTGCGGTGGACGCGGACGTGCTGTCGCGGCGGTTGGGCGTGCCAGTGATTTCGACCGTGGCCACCACGGGCGATGGGGTCCCGGCCCTGAAAAAAGTGATCCCTTTGGCGGGCCGCAGCGTCGCCGTGCCGGTCCTGTCTTCGGAAATACAACGATCCCTCCAGGCCCTTGAGGATTCCTTCCAGGACACGCGCGGTCGCCCCGTGGCTATTGCGCTTTTGGCGGGGGACGACACGGCACTGACCGCCGGGGTGGCCCTGGCGGTGGGCTTGTCCGACCAGTCCGTTTACGCGACCGCCGAGCGGGAAAGGGCGCGCTACACGGCCCGCACGCCCCGGCAGATCCTGTTTGAGGGGCGGGAGGCCCGCGCGCGGGAATTGGTGGCCGAGGCGGTTTCCCAGGGGGGGCGTTTGCGGCCGGGGTTGTCCCAAACCCTCGGGCGGTGGGCCCTGCGTCCCTGGCCGGGGTATTTGATCGGCGCGGCCGTGCTGTACGCCGTGTACCTGTTTGTCGGTGTTTTTGGCGCCGGGACCGCGGTCGATTTCCTCGAGAACACTTTTTTCGGCAAATGGGTTGTCCCCTCCGTGACCCGCATGGCCGACCGTTGGATCCCCTGGGCCGCCGCGCGGGACTTCCTGGTGGGCCCCTACGGCGTTGTCAGCATGGCGTTGTCCTACGCTTTTGCCCTCATATTGCCCATCGTCGCGACGTTCTTTATCGCCTTCGGCCTGTTGGAGGATTCCGGTTATTTGCCGCGGCTTTCGGTGTTGTTGGACCGTGTGTTCCGGTTGATGGGCTTGAACGGCCGCGCGGTCTTGCCCATGATTTTGGGTTTGGGCTGCGACACCATGGCGACCATGACCACCCGCATCCTCGATACGCGCAAGGAACGGATCATCGTGACGTTGTTGTTGGCGCTCACGGTGCCCTGCTCCGCCCAGCTCGCCGTTATTTTGGGGATGGCGGCCGGGCTTTCCCCAAAAGTTTTGGTCCTGTGGCTGGCGGTGATCGTCGGCACCACGCTCCTGGCCGGCTGGGGCGCTTCGCGGGTCCTCCCCGGGGCGCGGTCCACCTTCCTCATGGAAATTCCGCCCATTCGGCGCCCCCTTTTGCGCAACATCGCCATGAAAATGCGTCTGCGCCTTTGGTGGTATTTGAAGGAAGTGGTGCCGCTTTTCATCTACGGCACGGCCGCCCTCTTTTTCTTGGACCGGTGGGGCGCGTTGAAGGCCCTGGAAAAAACCTTTTCCCCGGTGGTGCAGGGCTTCCTGGGATTGCCCGCCCAGGCCACGGAGGCGTTTTTAATCGGCTTCCTCCGGCGGGACTACGGCGCGGCCGGCCTCTACCGCCTGCAACAGGACGGCGCCCTGGATCTAAGGCAGGTCACCGTCAGTTTGGTGCTGATCACGCTGTTCATGCCGTGCGTGGCCCAATGGTTGATGATGTTTAAAGAGCGCGGGTGGAAGGGCGCTTTGGCCATCACCGGCGCGGTTTTGGGCATTGCCTTGCTGATCGCGGGCGGGCTCAATCAAGTGCTGATACTCTTCCCAGGACTGGTGCTATGA
- a CDS encoding bifunctional acetate--CoA ligase family protein/GNAT family N-acetyltransferase, which yields MSSSSSDLSHSLAGQADPAHDVFRGDRGSLDVFFRPKSVAVVGATEHAGTVGRTLLWNMISSSFGGTVYPVNPKRSSVLGIKAYPRVSDVPEAVDLAVIATPAPKVPEVIAECVSLGVPGAIVISAGFKEFGAEGAALEKRIQDIARGKMRILGPNCLGLMCPPSGFNATFAKGISAAGNVGFLSQSGALCTAVLDWSFRENIGFSAFASLGSMLDIGWGDLIDYLGNDPKTESIVIYMESVGDARAFMSAAREVSLTKPIIVIKAGRTDAAAKAAVSHTGSLVGRDDVLDAAFERCGVIRVDAISDLFQMAGTLARQPRPKGNRLTIVTNAGGPGVLAADALIENGGQLAELSAETMKELNGFLPGPWSHGNPVDVLGDADAGRYGRAMETAIKDTNSDGLLLILTPQDMTDATGSAQQLALKAGALAGKPVLASWMGGETVEAGRQVLTKAGIPVFNYPDTAAKIFCTMWAYSAHLQALYETPTLSAGAHESGVDYARAKALIDGARAAGRSILTEDESKQLLAAYGIPTVETRLAHSPEEAARQADALGYPVVLKLHSKTITHKSDVGGVMLNLQSADAARTAFDTIRRNLESIKGPGHFDGVTVQRMIRWEGHEVILGASPDPQFGPVLLFGTGGKLVEVFKDKALGLPPLTSTLALRLMSRTKIWKALQGVRGQKAGDLAALERAFIRFSWLTVEQSAVKEIDINPLLVSPEGVVAMDARVALYTPEEEKSRVRPAIRPYPTDFDKEITAKDGTRLLIRPVRPEDEPLLVEYHSHLSERSVVSRYLRPFDLGARTAHERLRRVCFVDYDRELVLVAEQPAVGGAPGRIWAVGRLSRRPGTASAQWTMLVADPYQNKGLGTAFLRHMVEIARAEKITHLWAEIRQENLEMLRVSERLGFRHTVCTDGTVRVQLNLPVA from the coding sequence ATGTCATCGTCTTCTTCCGATTTGTCCCATTCCCTGGCCGGTCAGGCCGATCCCGCCCACGACGTCTTCCGGGGCGACCGCGGGTCGCTGGACGTCTTCTTCCGCCCCAAATCCGTGGCCGTGGTCGGGGCCACCGAGCACGCCGGCACCGTCGGTCGGACCCTTTTGTGGAACATGATCTCTTCCTCTTTCGGCGGCACCGTCTACCCCGTCAACCCGAAGCGCTCAAGCGTCCTCGGCATCAAGGCCTACCCCCGGGTGTCGGACGTGCCCGAGGCCGTCGACCTCGCCGTCATCGCCACCCCGGCGCCGAAGGTTCCGGAGGTCATCGCCGAATGTGTGTCCTTGGGCGTGCCCGGGGCCATCGTCATTTCGGCCGGGTTCAAGGAATTCGGCGCGGAAGGCGCGGCCCTGGAGAAACGCATCCAGGACATCGCCCGGGGCAAAATGCGCATTCTGGGCCCGAACTGCCTGGGGCTCATGTGCCCGCCGTCGGGTTTCAACGCCACCTTCGCCAAGGGGATTTCCGCCGCCGGCAACGTCGGATTTTTGAGCCAATCGGGGGCCCTGTGCACCGCCGTGTTGGATTGGTCGTTTCGGGAGAACATCGGGTTCTCGGCCTTCGCCTCCCTGGGGTCAATGTTGGACATCGGCTGGGGCGACTTGATCGATTATCTGGGCAACGATCCCAAAACCGAAAGCATCGTCATTTACATGGAGTCCGTCGGCGACGCCCGGGCTTTCATGTCGGCGGCCCGTGAAGTGTCCCTCACCAAACCCATCATCGTCATCAAGGCGGGACGGACCGACGCGGCCGCCAAGGCCGCGGTGAGCCACACGGGGTCCCTGGTGGGTCGCGACGACGTGCTGGACGCGGCTTTCGAGCGCTGCGGCGTTATCCGGGTGGACGCGATTTCGGATCTCTTCCAGATGGCCGGGACCCTGGCCCGCCAACCCCGTCCCAAGGGGAACCGCCTGACCATCGTCACCAACGCCGGCGGGCCCGGCGTCCTCGCGGCCGACGCGTTGATCGAAAACGGCGGGCAGCTCGCGGAGCTCAGCGCCGAAACCATGAAGGAGTTGAATGGGTTTCTCCCCGGCCCCTGGAGCCACGGCAACCCCGTGGACGTGCTGGGAGACGCCGACGCCGGCCGCTACGGCCGCGCCATGGAAACGGCGATCAAAGACACGAATTCCGACGGCTTGCTTTTGATTTTGACCCCCCAGGACATGACGGACGCCACCGGTTCGGCCCAGCAGTTGGCGCTCAAGGCCGGCGCGCTGGCGGGCAAACCCGTGCTCGCCAGTTGGATGGGCGGCGAAACCGTCGAGGCGGGGCGGCAGGTGCTCACCAAGGCGGGGATCCCGGTGTTCAATTACCCCGACACCGCGGCCAAGATTTTCTGCACCATGTGGGCCTACAGCGCTCACTTGCAGGCCCTCTACGAAACCCCGACCCTGTCGGCGGGCGCCCACGAATCCGGCGTCGATTACGCCCGCGCCAAGGCGCTCATCGACGGCGCCCGCGCCGCCGGACGAAGCATCCTGACGGAGGACGAATCCAAGCAATTGCTCGCGGCCTACGGGATCCCGACGGTCGAGACGCGTCTGGCCCATTCGCCCGAGGAGGCGGCCCGTCAGGCCGACGCCCTCGGTTACCCCGTGGTCTTGAAATTGCATTCCAAAACGATCACCCACAAATCCGACGTGGGCGGGGTGATGTTGAATCTTCAATCGGCGGACGCCGCGCGCACGGCCTTCGACACGATTCGCCGCAACCTGGAATCGATCAAGGGCCCCGGTCACTTTGACGGCGTCACCGTGCAACGCATGATCCGGTGGGAGGGACACGAGGTCATCCTCGGCGCCAGCCCCGATCCTCAATTCGGCCCTGTTTTGCTCTTCGGCACGGGCGGCAAACTGGTCGAGGTGTTCAAAGACAAGGCCCTGGGGTTGCCCCCGCTCACGAGCACCTTGGCCCTGCGCCTCATGTCCCGGACCAAAATTTGGAAGGCCCTGCAGGGCGTGCGCGGCCAAAAAGCCGGGGATCTCGCCGCGCTGGAGCGCGCGTTCATCCGCTTCAGCTGGCTCACCGTGGAGCAATCGGCCGTTAAAGAAATCGACATCAACCCGCTTTTGGTTTCTCCCGAAGGGGTCGTCGCCATGGACGCGCGGGTGGCCCTCTATACGCCCGAGGAGGAAAAAAGCCGCGTGCGCCCGGCCATCCGGCCCTACCCGACGGATTTCGACAAGGAGATCACGGCCAAGGACGGGACGCGCCTTTTGATCCGGCCGGTTCGGCCGGAGGACGAGCCTTTGTTGGTGGAGTACCACAGCCACCTTTCGGAGCGGAGCGTCGTGTCACGGTATTTGCGTCCCTTTGATTTGGGGGCCCGCACCGCCCATGAACGGTTGCGCCGCGTTTGTTTTGTCGATTACGACCGGGAATTGGTGTTGGTCGCCGAACAGCCCGCCGTCGGCGGCGCTCCGGGGCGGATCTGGGCGGTGGGGCGTCTGTCGCGCCGGCCGGGCACCGCTTCGGCCCAATGGACGATGTTGGTGGCCGACCCCTACCAAAACAAGGGGCTCGGCACCGCTTTCCTGCGGCACATGGTCGAAATCGCCCGGGCGGAAAAGATTACCCATCTGTGGGCGGAAATCCGCCAGGAAAACCTGGAGATGTTGCGGGTTTCGGAGCGCCTGGGGTTCCGCCACACCGTGTGCACCGACGGCACGGTCCGTGTGCAATTGAATTTGCCGGTCGCGTAA
- a CDS encoding SUF system NifU family Fe-S cluster assembly protein, with protein sequence MTDDLYREVILDHFRHPRNQGALEAPDVKVQGVNPLCGDSLELMFTVKDAKIADIKMTGNGCSISQSSASMMTEALKGKALGESEALAKAFKKMMLENGAAEDLPEDLEELSALEGVQKYPVRVKCALLAWNTLLQGLEEWKGKTK encoded by the coding sequence ATGACCGACGATCTTTACCGCGAAGTCATCCTGGATCATTTCCGCCATCCCCGGAACCAGGGCGCCCTGGAAGCGCCGGACGTCAAGGTGCAGGGCGTCAACCCCCTGTGCGGCGACAGCCTGGAGTTGATGTTTACCGTCAAAGACGCAAAAATCGCCGACATCAAAATGACGGGCAACGGCTGTTCCATTTCGCAGTCCTCGGCTTCGATGATGACCGAGGCGCTCAAAGGCAAGGCCCTGGGCGAGTCGGAGGCGTTGGCCAAGGCGTTTAAGAAAATGATGTTGGAAAACGGCGCCGCCGAGGACCTGCCCGAGGACCTGGAAGAGTTGTCGGCCTTGGAAGGCGTGCAGAAGTATCCCGTGCGGGTCAAATGCGCCCTGTTGGCCTGGAACACCCTTTTGCAGGGATTGGAAGAATGGAAAGGAAAAACAAAATGA